GTTTATTGAGTTGGTAGCACGTATAAACACACTTTTGCGCAGGGTTGATAATTACAGTCAACAACCAAATATTGAATCTAATGAAGAGGATGTTTACCGGTTTGCAGATTTAGAGTTGGATAATAACCTAAAGGCAGTAAAGCGGAATGCGCAGGAAGTGTCGCTTACATCTACAGAATACAGATTGCTGTATACATTTATAAAAGCACCTAAAAAGGTGTTTAGCCGTACAGAATTATTAGAGGAGGTTTGGGGGATTAATTTTGATATAGGTACCAATGTGGTGGATGTGTATATTAATTATTTGAGAAAGAAACTTGAGAAAAATAATATGCCCAGATTAATACAAACCATGATAGGAATGGGATATTCATTAAGAGAGAGCGATGAAAATACAAATTAAAATAGTTGTGCTGTTGTTGGTTATATTTATAACCTATACACTTATTTTTAGTGCGTTTGTTTATTTTTCTATCTCGCAATATTCATTTGCTGATTTTTATAAACGGCTTGAGATACGGGCTGCAACCACAGCCAAAGTTGAGTTGGATTTTCAGAAAAATACAGCTTCAATTAAAGAATTAAAAAGCGAGTATTTAGAGAAACTAACCAATGAACAAGATCATATTTTCGAAATTACCTCAACCACTTCATTAGATAAAGAAGCTGCAAATACTAAAGTTCCCGTGTCGTTTATAAAAGAAATAATTGCAAACGGGACCGGTAACTATCAGAAGGGTAATACCTTTTTTGCAGGAATTAAATATAAATCAGGCGAAAAGGAATATGCTGTAATAGTATCGGCTGAAAACTATTACAATACTCACCATATAGCATACCTGCGCAATGTATTGATTACACTGATATTGGTGAGTGTGTTGTTTATTTTGCTGGCATCGTTTTGGGTAACTAAAAAGATTATTAAACCCATACAGCAAATAACCAATAAGGTTAAAAAAATAGGGTCGGAAAACCTGAGTTTGAGGTTGAGTTTGCCCAGTCAAAACGACGAGTTCGCCAACCTTGCCCGCACGTTTAATGACATGCTGGATAGATTGCAAACTTCGTTTGAAACCCAAAACAACTTTGTAAGTAACGCCTCACATGAGTTTAATACACCGCTTACCTCCATTATCGGGCAAGCGGATGTAACCTTATCAAAAAGCCGTAGTCAGGAAGAGTATGTAGAGTCGCTTACTATTATCTTACATGAGGCTGAGAAGCTGGATAAAAAGGTACAAGCTTTGTTGTTTTTGGCACAAACAGGGTTTAATGGTAAGTCGCAAAAGTTTGATAAGGTAAGGATAGACCAGCTTATTTTGGATGTTAAGCTTACCATTGAAAAGTTATATCCTGTCAGTAAAATCCACATCGATTTTAGTTTATTACCAGAGACTCCTGAAAAGTTGAAGGTGAAAGGAAATGAGCAGTTGCTGCACTTAGCTCTTACAAATGTTGTAGGCAATGCTTGTAAATATTCAAGAAATCAGCTTGTAACGGTTTCGTTAGGGGCTACTGCTGATAAGATAATTGTTGCAGTAAAGGATAACGGCATAGGCATACCTGAAAATGAGTTGCAGTACATTTACGACCCATTCTTCAGGGCTTCAAACACCAAGCAGTTTGAGGGGTACGGTATAGGGTTGCCGTTGGCACGCAATATTATCAAGATACACTCCGGCGATATCAATGTGTATTCATTGCATAGCCAGGGAACCACTGTCGAGATTAAATTGCCATTAGGTAATTTCAGTATTTAAACAACATTCTAATGTTATTCTAATTTCATCTTAAGACCCGTCTAATGGTCCCGTATGAATTTTGCACCTGAAAAGGAGAAAATTATATGGGGGAGAATATCATCGTTCCGACTGATTTTACGGTTGAGTCATTATTTACTGTTAAAAAGTTCTTGCAGCAAAACCCTGATGCTGAAGTAAACCTGCTTTTGGTTCACGGATACAGGATGCCTCTTTCAATCACCGAATTATTGTTTTTTTCAAAGGCAGCCCAATTAAGCAAACTGGCCGGCAAAGAATTTAATGAGGGGCTAACCATCTTAAGGAATAAATATACCCACCAAAGAATAACAATTAATGCCGATTTATTTTTAGGCTATAACCAAGCCGCCTTTCAGAATTTTATCGGGGGATATCGCATTGCCAAAGCTGTAGTTCCCAAGAGTTACCGCTTGAAATCAACAGGGGATAATGGGTTTGATATAATGAAGTTTATCAGAAAAAGTGATTTGAAGGTGATAGAGTATGATTGGGCAATAAGCGCGGGTTTACCCGAAAAAAATCATGTTTCGGAGTTGTTGTTTGATTTATAGAGTTATGAAAATAAGAGCGTTGTATATAATCATTTTTGCCGCGATTACAGGCTTTTTTATCCTGTTGGTAACTAGTGGTAAAAGCCCTGAGGAGGCAATTGTAGGTTCATGGAAGGAAGTATCGTGGGAGTATGAAAAGGTGAATAAAACCAACGATGGTGAAAGCTTTACGAAGCTGATAGATGATAACGTGAAAACTGAGATTATGGAGAACCTTATTATTCATAAGGCTGAGGTTTGGAGGTTTACTTCTGACGGTAAACTCTATTTGCACAACGGTAATAAGCCATCTACTGCTCTTGATTGGAAGCTTAAAGGAAGAGGGCATATCCTTAAGCTGAACTATCAGGATAATAAAACAGAGTATTACGATTTATCGGAATTAAACAATAACAAGCTGGTATTGTATTTTGATATAGATCTGCAAGTGAAAGGTATAGTAAAGATGACGTTTGAGAGGATATAGTATGTTAACAGAGTATAGTAAGTTTAGAACGCTTTCGGATAATATTAAATTAGGTTCATTAACTGCGTTTTCAGCAGGGATGGCCAATGTGGCATCGTTGATGATATTTTTTGCCTTTACCTCTAATGTTACAGGCCATTATGCAATATTGGCCGAAGAGATTGCAAAGGGCAATTGGTATCAAGCAGGGGTGGTTTTTGGGTGGATATTCCTTTTCTTTTTCGGGAATTTTGTATCCAATGTAATAATAATTA
This genomic stretch from Bacteroidota bacterium harbors:
- a CDS encoding response regulator transcription factor; this encodes MKKILLIEDDPNVCSFIYKGLTENGFEVAVALNGESGLSMFEKSSFDLIVLDIMLPDVSGLDVCKKIRETDQLTPVLFLTALGSAENIVLGLNTGADDYLVKPFKFIELVARINTLLRRVDNYSQQPNIESNEEDVYRFADLELDNNLKAVKRNAQEVSLTSTEYRLLYTFIKAPKKVFSRTELLEEVWGINFDIGTNVVDVYINYLRKKLEKNNMPRLIQTMIGMGYSLRESDENTN
- a CDS encoding HAMP domain-containing protein, whose product is MKIQIKIVVLLLVIFITYTLIFSAFVYFSISQYSFADFYKRLEIRAATTAKVELDFQKNTASIKELKSEYLEKLTNEQDHIFEITSTTSLDKEAANTKVPVSFIKEIIANGTGNYQKGNTFFAGIKYKSGEKEYAVIVSAENYYNTHHIAYLRNVLITLILVSVLFILLASFWVTKKIIKPIQQITNKVKKIGSENLSLRLSLPSQNDEFANLARTFNDMLDRLQTSFETQNNFVSNASHEFNTPLTSIIGQADVTLSKSRSQEEYVESLTIILHEAEKLDKKVQALLFLAQTGFNGKSQKFDKVRIDQLILDVKLTIEKLYPVSKIHIDFSLLPETPEKLKVKGNEQLLHLALTNVVGNACKYSRNQLVTVSLGATADKIIVAVKDNGIGIPENELQYIYDPFFRASNTKQFEGYGIGLPLARNIIKIHSGDINVYSLHSQGTTVEIKLPLGNFSI